The Niallia alba genome includes a window with the following:
- a CDS encoding ABC transporter ATP-binding protein: MNLLTITLQHFKPYWRKLSLALFFSLVGGAFTILPPILVGKLVDEVIGDKAIAFILWIVFGILAAFLGKAVFESLQEFVQVKIGFDVITDMQIRAFKRLHRTPMSFFSTTPRGDMLYRLTHDVESIQNLNNTVVPRILQQVISAVAAFITVFAIYWPAAIVMFIVFAIYIFPSFKLGKTMRKMSAVQRDMSADMYQHLQESIESVRLVRTYQTQKDEIATQERKLANWKTYSIRAALIGKVNWRLGNLFNIATPGVVMLIGGLAIWQGNITIGTLVSCLNFIPIMFQPVRSLAENALTIQQAIPALQRIYEYFDLPEEHEQSLPDFGLVRGKIALHNIGFSYPGSEKQVLKGVSVSVEEGKHIGIVGTSGGGKSTLIQILLGLYEPEKGSVTIDGKDLFKYNRNSFRRQVGVVSQETFLLNSTLRNNLLYGKPDATMEELEEAVEAAGLKELIDSLEDKYETIVGERGLKLSGGQRQRVALARAILRQPPVLIFDEATSSLDGETEEKVQESLEQLIPGRTTITIAHRLITVRKADTILLLDQGMVAEQGTHEELLALKGQYYQLYRAQYSELEKEMIG; encoded by the coding sequence ATGAACTTATTAACAATTACTTTACAGCATTTTAAACCATATTGGCGCAAGCTATCACTTGCCTTATTTTTCTCATTAGTTGGCGGTGCGTTTACGATTTTACCTCCGATTTTAGTAGGGAAATTGGTGGACGAAGTAATCGGTGATAAAGCAATAGCTTTTATACTATGGATTGTTTTCGGAATATTAGCAGCATTTCTCGGAAAAGCGGTATTTGAATCCTTGCAGGAATTTGTACAGGTGAAAATTGGCTTTGATGTGATTACGGATATGCAAATTCGTGCGTTTAAAAGACTACACAGAACACCAATGTCTTTTTTTTCGACGACGCCTCGTGGAGACATGTTATACCGACTAACCCATGATGTGGAATCAATTCAAAACTTGAATAATACGGTCGTACCGCGTATTCTTCAACAAGTAATTAGTGCAGTTGCAGCTTTTATTACGGTGTTTGCAATATATTGGCCTGCTGCAATAGTGATGTTCATTGTATTTGCCATTTATATTTTCCCATCCTTTAAACTAGGCAAAACAATGCGAAAAATGAGCGCTGTACAAAGAGATATGAGCGCAGATATGTATCAGCATCTGCAGGAAAGTATTGAGAGTGTTCGCTTAGTAAGAACATATCAAACACAAAAAGACGAAATAGCTACACAGGAAAGAAAATTGGCGAATTGGAAAACTTATTCTATTCGAGCAGCCTTAATTGGAAAAGTGAATTGGCGTTTGGGGAATTTATTTAATATAGCTACACCTGGTGTTGTAATGCTGATTGGTGGATTGGCAATTTGGCAAGGGAATATTACCATTGGAACGCTCGTTTCTTGTTTGAACTTTATTCCGATTATGTTTCAGCCTGTTCGTTCCTTAGCGGAAAATGCCTTGACAATTCAACAGGCAATTCCAGCACTACAAAGAATTTACGAATATTTTGATCTGCCAGAAGAGCATGAGCAAAGTCTTCCGGATTTTGGTTTAGTTCGAGGGAAAATAGCTTTACATAATATTGGGTTCTCCTATCCAGGAAGTGAAAAGCAAGTTTTGAAAGGTGTATCTGTTTCGGTGGAAGAAGGGAAACATATCGGAATCGTCGGAACGAGTGGTGGAGGAAAAAGTACACTTATTCAAATATTGCTGGGACTTTATGAACCAGAGAAAGGTTCAGTCACCATTGATGGCAAAGATTTATTTAAGTATAACCGCAATAGTTTTCGCAGACAGGTAGGAGTAGTCTCACAGGAAACCTTTCTATTAAATAGTACGCTTCGCAATAATCTTTTATACGGTAAACCAGATGCAACGATGGAAGAGTTAGAGGAGGCTGTTGAAGCAGCAGGATTAAAAGAGCTGATTGACTCTTTGGAGGATAAATATGAAACGATAGTTGGCGAGCGCGGCTTGAAGCTTTCTGGAGGACAAAGACAAAGGGTTGCCCTTGCAAGAGCCATTCTCCGCCAGCCACCGGTGTTGATTTTTGATGAAGCTACCTCTTCTTTAGATGGTGAAACAGAAGAAAAGGTCCAAGAATCATTGGAACAATTAATACCAGGGCGAACAACCATTACAATTGCTCATCGATTGATTACAGTTAGAAAGGCGGACACAATCCTGCTGCTAGATCAGGGGATGGTTGCCGAACAAGGAACACACGAAGAACTGTTAGCTTTAAAAGGGCAGTATTATCAACTATATCGAGCACAATATAGCGAGCTAGAGAAGGAGATGATTGGATGA
- a CDS encoding ABC transporter ATP-binding protein, translated as MSKQNVSKQKKIGDGKRVIQFLMPYKKWVIGDSIVIAISQVFSALIPTLALSWLIDTILPSENNTWLWGLMWLLVLSAVLDLGMMIIDEYFCHITAKSVTNRQKLRLFGHLQVLPFSFYQNNSSGELLARASDDPDTLHNFLAWEGSTFMASAQGVVIYSIVLFFIHPYLMITSVVLGIVFYWASNYVGARTRAASADARAEASKYLERLRESVTGIHLSRVMGVSDSEVESVVSIRDSFVKHSLRELKARMQSVVVIASYNGFALGLVYFISTLLIWNADLTSGQMLTAGGLVTIAANEMQRLLRNWLSVRRTGPALDRSEILLSQPVSEAETKQGMKGERAKGDVRLKDVSFVYPDKEENVLKGVSFDIKAGEKIALVGPSGSGKSTIIDLLFRLYDTTKGSIEVDGREIRDWDTDWLRSQMAIVTQDVLMRSGTLADNLRIGKSDATEEELYEVLRASGLGELVETLPEGLNTKVGERGSLLSGGQKQRLSLARAILKDAPILVLDEASSALDPITEAKINEAVLKTTKKQTIFIISHRLSTVLAADRIIVLDKGVIVEEGTHQELLNDNTGVYTRLFKREADIGEATVNQTDAQLI; from the coding sequence ATGAGTAAGCAAAATGTCTCCAAACAAAAGAAAATCGGTGATGGCAAGCGAGTCATTCAATTTTTAATGCCTTATAAAAAATGGGTTATTGGGGATTCCATTGTTATTGCCATTAGCCAGGTTTTTTCTGCATTAATCCCAACCTTAGCCCTAAGCTGGCTGATTGATACAATCCTGCCGAGTGAGAATAATACTTGGTTATGGGGATTAATGTGGCTGTTGGTATTATCTGCTGTATTAGATTTAGGAATGATGATCATTGATGAGTATTTTTGCCATATTACAGCGAAGTCAGTGACAAATAGACAGAAGCTAAGACTATTTGGACATTTGCAAGTATTGCCTTTCTCGTTTTATCAAAACAATTCTTCTGGAGAATTACTAGCACGAGCTTCCGATGATCCAGATACCCTTCATAATTTTTTAGCATGGGAAGGGTCAACCTTTATGGCAAGTGCACAAGGGGTAGTGATTTATAGTATTGTTCTGTTTTTCATCCATCCTTATTTGATGATTACGAGTGTTGTTCTAGGAATTGTTTTTTACTGGGCGTCGAACTATGTAGGGGCAAGAACAAGAGCAGCATCGGCTGACGCTCGTGCAGAAGCGTCCAAATATTTAGAGAGATTAAGAGAATCAGTGACAGGCATTCATCTATCACGAGTGATGGGTGTTTCTGATAGTGAAGTGGAAAGTGTTGTTTCCATTAGGGACTCTTTCGTAAAACATTCTTTAAGAGAGCTAAAAGCAAGGATGCAATCCGTAGTGGTGATTGCAAGCTATAACGGTTTTGCACTAGGACTTGTCTATTTTATTAGTACACTCCTTATTTGGAATGCTGATTTAACAAGTGGTCAAATGCTGACTGCAGGTGGGTTAGTAACGATTGCGGCAAATGAAATGCAGCGCCTTCTCCGAAATTGGCTATCTGTTAGAAGAACAGGTCCTGCTTTGGATCGTTCCGAAATTTTGCTTTCACAACCTGTATCAGAAGCAGAAACAAAGCAAGGAATGAAAGGAGAAAGAGCAAAGGGAGATGTCCGTTTGAAAGATGTTTCCTTCGTTTACCCTGATAAAGAGGAAAATGTATTAAAAGGTGTATCTTTTGATATTAAGGCAGGAGAGAAAATAGCGTTGGTAGGACCAAGTGGTTCAGGAAAATCCACAATTATTGATTTGCTCTTTCGATTGTATGATACAACAAAAGGTTCGATCGAAGTGGATGGACGAGAGATAAGAGATTGGGATACAGATTGGCTTCGTTCCCAAATGGCAATTGTCACACAGGATGTACTAATGCGAAGTGGAACTTTGGCAGATAACTTACGAATCGGAAAATCAGATGCTACAGAGGAGGAGTTGTATGAAGTTCTCCGTGCGAGCGGTTTAGGTGAATTAGTAGAAACACTCCCAGAAGGTCTAAATACAAAAGTCGGAGAAAGAGGAAGCCTGCTGTCTGGTGGCCAAAAACAGCGTCTGTCCTTAGCAAGAGCGATTTTAAAAGATGCGCCAATTCTTGTTTTGGATGAAGCGAGTTCAGCACTGGATCCCATTACAGAAGCGAAGATTAATGAAGCAGTGCTGAAGACGACGAAAAAACAAACGATTTTCATCATTTCACATCGGTTATCAACCGTACTAGCTGCAGATCGTATTATCGTATTAGATAAAGGCGTAATCGTCGAAGAAGGCACACATCAAGAATTATTAAATGATAATACTGGTGTGTACACACGACTATTCAAACGCGAAGCAGATATTGGAGAAGCAACGGTTAATCAGACAGATGCTCAGCTGATATAA